A part of Chlamydia ibidis 10-1398/6 genomic DNA contains:
- the secG gene encoding preprotein translocase subunit SecG encodes MTILFFGFLTLFTFLCVVLCGLILIQESKSMGLGSSFGVDSGDSVFGVSTPDILKKITAWLAVAFCISCLLLSFATTYLGERSLETETAVHSEDHTFSAPDPMEGKVAE; translated from the coding sequence ATGACAATTTTGTTTTTTGGATTTTTAACCCTTTTTACTTTCCTCTGTGTTGTTCTTTGTGGACTCATCTTGATTCAAGAGAGCAAGAGCATGGGATTAGGTTCTTCCTTTGGAGTGGATTCTGGGGATTCTGTTTTTGGTGTATCAACTCCAGATATTCTCAAAAAGATAACCGCATGGCTTGCTGTTGCTTTTTGTATTAGTTGTCTACTTCTTTCCTTTGCAACCACTTACTTAGGGGAAAGGTCTTTAGAGACAGAAACGGCGGTGCATTCAGAGGATCATACATTTTCAGCTCCTGATCCAATGGAGGGGAAGGTAGCGGAATAG